The following are from one region of the Salvia splendens isolate huo1 chromosome 2, SspV2, whole genome shotgun sequence genome:
- the LOC121775255 gene encoding uncharacterized protein LOC121775255, whose product MPPDANWIKLNTAGFWRDTEAGAGGVIRDKEGNIIQGTMARITATSTLDAELQALVIGVDAAREHDIRIWIEMDNKEVVTLLNAKRFGAAALRHLVTAIRNRIKQVEVRITHIRSQGNRVAEFLARHGSLERKGSMFNQGSAPARAKALARMDQLGMPSFCLREQSYHR is encoded by the coding sequence ATGCCGCCAGACGCAAACTGGATCAAGCTAAACACAGCTGGATTTTGGAGGGACACCGAAGCTGGTGCAGGAGGCGTGATCCGAGACAAAGAAGGTAATATTATCCAAGGGACCATGGCTAGAATCACAGCCACCTCGACACTCGATGCAGAGCTCCAAGCGCTAGTGATTGGCGTTGATGCAGCAAGAGAGCACGACATACGCATTTGGATCGAGATGGATAATAAGGAGGTCGTCACTTTGTTGAATGCCAAAAGATTCGGTGCAGCTGCCCTGAGACACCTGGTAACGGCCATCCGCAACAGAATAAAACAGGTGGAGGTAAGGATCACACATATCCGCTCACAAGGGAATAGGGTGGCAGAGTTTCTGGCTCGTCATGGAAGCTTGGAAAGGAAGGGTAGTATGTTTAACCAAGGTTCCGCCCCTGCAAGGGCGAAGGCATTAGCCAGGATGGACCAACTTGGCATGCCAAGTTTCTGCCTCCGAGAGCAAAGTTATCATCGATAA